The proteins below come from a single Tenuifilum thalassicum genomic window:
- a CDS encoding glycoside hydrolase family 97 protein codes for MRLKLIRSAIVSLAFVFTSCQSNEYAVVSPSGTIKLTFTLSDGNRPTYSIKFDGSKVIKPSTLGFEFKNMPALGSDLKIDSVRTSSFSEVWEMPWGDQHWVDNTYNELKVYLSEIKSPNRKFALNFRVFNDGVGFRYEFPEQPSMDSVIILAENTKFNLNGDHTCWWQPGDWDIYEHLYRTTKLSQIDAVNSKSKNFLAQTYIPENAVNTPVTMKTSDGIYLCFHEADVCNYSGATLRVDTVNLSLETALVGNDSGVKVKTKAPFSTPWRTIIITRKPGDIVTSKLVLNLNEPNKIGDISWFKPMKYVGVWWEMHLGKSSWDMASGKHGATTANAKRYIDFAAKNGIKGLLVEGWNTGWEHWIGFEDREGIFDFVTPYPDYNLNEVVHYAKSKGVNLIMHHETSAAPRTYEQQLDTAFRLMQSLGIHSVKTGYVGKIIPKGEYHQGQWMVNHYRKVVETAAKYQIAVDAHEPFKGTGEWRTYPNVIARENFRGQEFNAWSTDGGNPPEHLTILPFTAQLAGPMDYTPGIFNIKLKPYKDENQVNSTLAYQLALYVVIYSPIQMVPDLPENYEGHPAFQFIRDVGVDWEQSLVLDAEIGDYIAIAREERNTGRWFVGAITDENPRDLTIKFDFLKPNVKYRATFYLDGPDAHWDKNPTSYKIENYEIDSTSEVDLKLAPGGGAAISIFPL; via the coding sequence ATGAGATTAAAACTAATAAGGAGCGCCATTGTGAGCTTGGCATTCGTATTTACATCATGCCAAAGTAACGAGTATGCTGTTGTCTCACCTTCAGGCACGATTAAATTGACTTTCACCTTATCTGATGGCAATAGGCCAACTTATTCGATTAAATTCGATGGAAGCAAAGTGATTAAACCATCTACACTCGGCTTTGAATTCAAAAACATGCCCGCTTTGGGTTCAGATTTAAAAATCGATAGCGTTAGAACATCCTCTTTTTCCGAGGTATGGGAAATGCCCTGGGGCGACCAGCACTGGGTTGACAACACCTATAACGAGTTGAAGGTTTACCTGTCCGAGATAAAATCTCCTAACAGAAAGTTTGCTTTAAATTTCAGGGTTTTCAACGACGGGGTGGGGTTTCGGTATGAGTTTCCGGAACAGCCCTCCATGGATTCCGTTATTATACTTGCCGAAAATACAAAGTTTAATCTTAATGGCGATCACACCTGTTGGTGGCAACCAGGTGATTGGGATATATATGAGCATCTCTACCGCACAACTAAGCTGAGCCAGATTGATGCGGTGAATAGTAAAAGCAAAAACTTCCTTGCACAAACCTATATACCTGAGAATGCCGTGAATACACCCGTAACCATGAAAACATCGGATGGTATTTATCTCTGTTTTCATGAGGCTGATGTTTGCAACTATTCTGGCGCAACTTTGAGGGTTGATACGGTTAATCTTTCCCTGGAAACGGCTCTGGTTGGTAACGATTCTGGCGTAAAGGTGAAAACAAAGGCACCTTTCAGTACTCCTTGGCGAACAATTATTATCACCAGAAAGCCTGGCGATATCGTTACCTCTAAGCTGGTTCTAAACCTGAATGAGCCTAATAAAATAGGTGATATTTCATGGTTTAAGCCAATGAAGTATGTTGGGGTTTGGTGGGAAATGCATCTTGGTAAATCATCTTGGGATATGGCTAGCGGTAAGCATGGTGCCACAACTGCTAATGCAAAACGTTATATCGATTTTGCTGCCAAAAATGGTATAAAAGGATTGCTTGTTGAGGGATGGAATACAGGATGGGAGCATTGGATTGGGTTTGAAGACCGTGAGGGAATTTTTGATTTTGTAACCCCTTATCCCGATTATAATCTGAACGAAGTGGTACATTATGCAAAAAGCAAGGGGGTTAACCTTATTATGCACCACGAAACATCTGCTGCTCCACGAACCTATGAGCAGCAGCTGGATACAGCATTCCGCTTAATGCAGAGCCTTGGTATTCATTCCGTGAAAACCGGGTATGTTGGTAAAATCATACCCAAGGGTGAATACCACCAAGGCCAGTGGATGGTAAACCATTACAGGAAAGTAGTTGAAACAGCTGCAAAGTATCAGATTGCTGTTGATGCCCATGAACCCTTCAAGGGCACAGGCGAATGGCGAACGTATCCAAATGTTATTGCACGCGAGAACTTTAGGGGGCAGGAGTTTAATGCTTGGTCTACTGATGGAGGAAATCCACCTGAGCACCTAACAATCCTTCCGTTTACCGCTCAACTTGCCGGACCAATGGATTACACACCAGGCATTTTCAACATCAAGCTAAAACCTTATAAAGATGAAAACCAGGTAAACTCAACACTTGCCTATCAGCTTGCTCTCTATGTAGTGATATATAGCCCCATTCAGATGGTGCCCGATTTACCCGAAAACTATGAAGGACATCCTGCGTTTCAGTTTATTCGCGATGTGGGTGTTGATTGGGAGCAGTCGCTTGTGCTTGATGCCGAAATAGGCGATTACATTGCAATCGCCCGTGAAGAAAGAAATACGGGCCGTTGGTTTGTAGGTGCAATAACCGATGAGAACCCTAGAGATCTTACAATTAAATTTGATTTTCTAAAACCAAATGTGAAATACAGGGCAACATTCTACCTCGATGGCCCAGATGCGCACTGGGATAAAAATCCAACATCATATAAGATTGAGAACTATGAGATAGATAGCACTTCGGAGGTTGATTTAAAGTTAGCACCAGGAGGTGGTGCTGCTATTTCTATATTTCCTTTGTAG
- a CDS encoding carbon starvation CstA family protein translates to MYTFIFAVIGLVLGYFVYGRFVERIFSINPENQTPAYTMQDGVDYIPMPWWRAFLIQFLNIAGLGPIVGAVLGAAYGPVAFVWIVLGNILGGAVHDYFSGMISIRMGGMSIPEIIGKYLGLSVKQFMRGFTLILMILVGAAFISGPAALLSSLTPSHLTKGVWVVIILFYYIIATLLPIDKIIGRFYPIFGLALIVMAVGITIVIFTGGYIHDIPEVWNNFHNMKANADKYPLFPMLFVTISCGAISGFHSTQSPMMARCLKNEKEGRKVFYGAMVTEGIVALIWAAIGMSFYGGVNQLNSAIAGYNGEATIIIREISNTTLGTIGGILAILGVVAAPITTGDTAFRSARLIVADFLRFPQKKLWNRVMVSLPLFVIGFTLTQVKFDIIWRYMFWSNQVLATVVLWAITVYLAQQKKLYIITLIPALFMTAVVTNYILIAPEGFQLAHWVGLVFGIAIPIACLAVFARYLKR, encoded by the coding sequence ATGTATACGTTCATCTTTGCAGTAATAGGTTTAGTATTGGGTTACTTCGTTTACGGAAGGTTTGTTGAACGCATTTTCAGCATCAACCCGGAAAATCAAACACCTGCATACACCATGCAGGATGGAGTAGATTACATTCCCATGCCATGGTGGAGGGCCTTTCTAATTCAGTTTCTAAATATCGCAGGCCTGGGGCCAATTGTGGGAGCAGTACTTGGTGCAGCATACGGTCCGGTTGCCTTTGTTTGGATTGTGCTCGGCAACATTTTGGGTGGGGCTGTTCACGACTATTTCTCAGGTATGATATCAATACGAATGGGGGGAATGAGCATTCCCGAAATCATTGGTAAGTACCTGGGTTTAAGCGTTAAGCAATTCATGCGTGGATTTACTCTCATTCTAATGATTCTTGTTGGTGCTGCATTTATATCAGGACCTGCAGCGCTTCTTTCATCATTAACTCCTTCGCATCTGACTAAAGGAGTTTGGGTTGTTATTATCCTTTTTTACTATATTATTGCAACCCTTCTACCTATTGATAAGATTATTGGGAGGTTTTATCCCATTTTTGGGCTTGCTTTAATTGTAATGGCAGTAGGAATAACTATTGTAATATTTACTGGTGGTTACATACACGACATACCAGAGGTATGGAATAACTTTCATAATATGAAAGCCAATGCCGATAAATATCCTCTTTTCCCCATGCTTTTTGTTACAATCTCATGTGGTGCGATAAGTGGATTTCACTCAACCCAAAGTCCCATGATGGCACGTTGCCTAAAAAATGAAAAAGAGGGTCGAAAGGTTTTTTATGGTGCAATGGTTACCGAAGGTATTGTAGCTTTAATTTGGGCAGCAATTGGGATGAGTTTTTACGGAGGTGTTAATCAGCTTAACTCAGCAATAGCTGGCTACAATGGCGAGGCTACAATTATAATTCGAGAAATATCAAACACAACCTTAGGCACAATAGGTGGAATTTTGGCAATTCTGGGTGTAGTTGCAGCTCCAATAACTACTGGAGACACAGCATTCAGAAGCGCTAGACTAATAGTTGCAGACTTTTTAAGATTCCCTCAAAAAAAACTATGGAATAGGGTTATGGTAAGCCTTCCGCTTTTTGTCATAGGGTTTACCTTAACTCAAGTTAAGTTTGACATTATTTGGCGATATATGTTCTGGAGTAATCAGGTTCTGGCCACAGTTGTTCTTTGGGCTATAACCGTTTACCTGGCTCAACAAAAGAAACTATACATCATAACCTTAATACCAGCACTTTTCATGACGGCTGTTGTAACAAATTATATCCTCATTGCACCCGAAGGCTTCCAACTTGCCCACTGGGTTGGATTAGTGTTCGGAATAGCAATCCCCATAGCCTGTCTTGCTGTTTTTGCAAGATATCTAAAGCGATAA
- a CDS encoding ribonucleoside triphosphate reductase, whose amino-acid sequence MNGSQLPSEIVKRNGAVVPFEPSKITFAIYRALKAVGKGSWSYAEELTTEVIGEINKLTVRPNVEQVQDIVEQILMKIHLHDVAKAYILYRKQHEQLRNSNELLGNHKIIDDYIDINDWRVKESANSSYSLQGLNQHIATTICSQYWLDRIYPPEVTKAYRNGDIHIHDLGFLSVYCVGWDLQDLLLSGFKGVSGKIESTPAKHLRTALGQVTNFFYTLQGEAAGAQAFANFDTYLAPFIYYDKLTYKDVKQAIQEFLFNLNVPTRVGFQTPFTNITLDLKVPEFMRNQPVIYAGEYQNKLYGEFQTEMDMFNRAFAEVMLEGDAAGRLFSFPIPTYNITSDFDWDNPLYKGIWEMTAKYGVPYFSNFINSDLHPDDIRSMCCRLRIDKRELSRRGGGLFASNPLTGSVGVVTLNLPRIGYISETEDEFFSKLSQLIETASTSLEIKRKVIENLTEKGLYPYSKFYLRDIKKRFGKYWANHFSTIGIVGMNECCINFLGEDITTSKGYEFSLKVMDFMREKLALIQEETGNIYNLEATPAESTSYRLARIDRQIFPDIAVANSKNVLKGAKPYYTNSTQLPVAYTNDLFKALKHQEKLQEKYTGGTVFHIFLGEKQPDPELVKQMIRKVLSTYRLPYITLSPTFSICPSHGYLFGEHRTCPKCKSAGEEVACEVFSRIVGYIRPVEQWNEGKQSEFVDRKLFDTALNR is encoded by the coding sequence ATGAATGGTAGTCAACTTCCAAGCGAAATCGTGAAGCGTAATGGGGCTGTTGTTCCATTTGAGCCTTCAAAAATTACATTTGCCATTTACAGAGCCTTAAAGGCTGTGGGCAAAGGCTCATGGTCCTATGCCGAGGAGCTAACCACCGAGGTGATTGGTGAAATCAACAAGCTTACTGTTCGCCCAAATGTTGAACAGGTGCAAGATATTGTGGAGCAAATCCTGATGAAGATTCACCTGCACGATGTGGCTAAAGCCTACATACTTTACCGCAAGCAGCACGAACAGCTTAGGAATAGCAACGAGCTCCTGGGCAACCACAAGATTATTGATGATTATATCGATATTAACGATTGGCGCGTTAAAGAGAGTGCCAACTCTTCTTATTCGCTGCAAGGGTTAAACCAGCATATTGCCACTACAATTTGCTCACAGTACTGGCTCGATAGAATTTACCCACCTGAGGTAACAAAGGCCTACAGGAATGGCGATATCCACATTCACGATTTAGGATTTTTAAGCGTATATTGTGTTGGTTGGGATTTACAGGATTTATTATTGTCGGGTTTTAAAGGGGTTTCGGGAAAGATAGAAAGCACCCCTGCTAAACATTTAAGAACGGCCCTGGGGCAAGTTACCAACTTCTTCTACACCCTTCAGGGAGAAGCAGCGGGGGCACAGGCTTTTGCGAATTTCGACACCTATCTTGCTCCATTTATCTATTACGATAAGCTTACCTATAAGGATGTTAAACAGGCAATTCAAGAGTTTCTGTTTAATTTGAATGTTCCCACCCGTGTAGGTTTTCAGACACCATTCACTAATATAACGCTTGACCTTAAGGTGCCTGAGTTTATGCGTAATCAACCGGTCATTTACGCTGGCGAATATCAAAACAAGCTATACGGCGAGTTCCAGACCGAAATGGATATGTTTAATCGAGCCTTTGCAGAGGTAATGCTTGAAGGGGATGCCGCCGGTCGACTTTTCTCTTTTCCCATTCCAACTTACAATATTACATCCGATTTCGATTGGGATAACCCTTTATATAAGGGTATTTGGGAGATGACAGCAAAATATGGCGTACCTTATTTTAGCAACTTTATAAATTCCGACCTTCACCCCGATGATATTCGAAGCATGTGCTGCCGGTTACGAATCGACAAACGCGAACTATCGCGCCGTGGTGGTGGACTTTTTGCATCAAACCCATTAACTGGAAGTGTTGGGGTAGTTACTCTTAACCTCCCCCGTATCGGATACATTTCAGAAACCGAAGACGAGTTCTTCTCAAAACTATCGCAACTAATCGAAACTGCATCAACAAGTTTGGAAATTAAACGCAAGGTGATTGAAAACCTTACCGAAAAGGGATTATATCCTTATTCAAAGTTTTATCTCCGTGATATTAAAAAGCGTTTTGGAAAATACTGGGCAAACCACTTTTCAACTATTGGCATTGTTGGTATGAACGAATGCTGTATAAACTTTTTGGGCGAGGATATTACCACATCCAAAGGTTATGAGTTTAGCCTTAAGGTGATGGATTTTATGCGTGAGAAACTTGCGTTAATACAGGAGGAAACAGGCAACATATACAACCTTGAAGCAACCCCTGCCGAAAGCACATCGTATCGCCTCGCAAGAATCGATAGGCAAATATTCCCCGATATAGCAGTAGCCAACAGCAAAAACGTTTTAAAAGGTGCCAAACCGTACTATACAAACTCAACACAACTCCCAGTAGCCTATACAAACGATTTGTTTAAAGCTCTGAAACATCAAGAAAAATTACAGGAGAAATATACGGGGGGCACGGTGTTCCATATCTTTTTAGGTGAAAAACAACCAGACCCTGAATTGGTGAAACAAATGATTCGTAAGGTATTAAGTACCTATAGGTTACCATACATTACCCTTTCACCAACCTTTAGCATCTGCCCATCGCATGGTTATCTGTTTGGAGAGCACAGAACTTGCCCCAAATGTAAATCTGCTGGTGAAGAGGTTGCATGTGAAGTTTTTTCTAGAATTGTAGGTTACATTCGACCAGTAGAGCAATGGAATGAGGGTAAACAATCGGAGTTTGTTGACCGTAAACTTTTTGATACGGCCTTGAATAGGTAA
- a CDS encoding anaerobic ribonucleoside-triphosphate reductase activating protein, whose protein sequence is MKIAAIQQHSLIDYPGLISCVIFTYGCNFRCWYCHNHWLVLPSAGCKQIDTDSVFNFLAERVGWLDGVVISGGEPTLHPDLPTFIKQIKQFGFRVKLDTNGTNPKMVEHLIDASLVDYVAMDIKALPTAGNYSKVIGVADSDIIELVKKSIAVLQKSQIEYQFRITWPSDKPKSEIDEIEQVLNGCKLHVNELTLENGILADYLTF, encoded by the coding sequence ATGAAAATTGCAGCCATTCAACAACATTCGTTGATTGATTACCCCGGTTTGATATCCTGTGTGATTTTCACCTACGGATGCAATTTCCGATGCTGGTATTGTCATAATCATTGGCTGGTTCTACCATCGGCCGGGTGTAAGCAGATTGATACCGATAGCGTTTTTAATTTCTTAGCAGAACGGGTCGGTTGGCTCGATGGTGTGGTCATTTCGGGTGGCGAACCCACACTCCATCCCGATTTACCAACGTTTATTAAGCAAATCAAACAGTTTGGTTTTCGGGTTAAACTCGATACTAATGGCACTAATCCCAAAATGGTAGAGCATCTCATCGATGCAAGTTTAGTTGACTATGTTGCCATGGATATAAAGGCTTTACCTACTGCGGGTAACTATAGTAAAGTAATTGGGGTTGCCGATTCTGACATTATTGAACTGGTTAAGAAATCTATTGCAGTTTTACAAAAATCACAAATCGAGTATCAGTTTAGAATTACCTGGCCATCGGATAAGCCAAAATCGGAAATTGATGAGATAGAACAGGTTTTGAATGGCTGTAAGTTGCATGTAAATGAGTTAACTTTGGAGAATGGAATATTAGCTGATTATTTAACTTTTTAA
- a CDS encoding putative transporter — translation MIDFFNNLLCGSGVISTLIVLGLSAVLGLLLGKVEIKGISLGSSGTLFAGLFLAHFGLKGNPEMLHFVKEFGLILFVYALGIDIGPRFLGTLKSSGLKLNMIAVSVVFLGFIIALLVKYSAGITPAQAVGLMSGAVTNTPGLGAAQQILTELGVQNGPSEAGMAYALAYPFGIIGVITGMIIIRLLFRINFKAENEKYVAKFNEGAKRIESISVQVTNENILGKSIGFIKKKLQGEMVISRVGRGNEMLVASDALTIEHGDIIYGAASEVHFSDIELKVGKVSLQEKRSLPGNLAMFHVLFTNKKLAGKTIEQIGIYRRYEANITRIIRSGIEILPTSETVVEMGDLLRIVGKRDLLEDIKNELGNSVKELTAPNTIPIFLGIVFGVIVGSIPIFIPGLSAPAKLGLAGGPLLIAIFFGHKGRIWRLSTYISPGANMFLREFGILLFLACVGIGSGEGFVDALLNGGLRLMGYGVLITVVPVIVVGTVARMLKFNYLEIVGALAGSMTDPPALEFANSLYQSNAQSAAYATVYPLTMILRIMLAQILIFV, via the coding sequence ATGATTGATTTTTTTAATAACTTACTGTGCGGCAGTGGTGTGATAAGCACGCTGATTGTTCTTGGCTTATCTGCAGTTTTAGGTTTATTACTTGGTAAAGTTGAAATCAAAGGTATAAGCCTAGGTAGTTCCGGAACGTTGTTCGCAGGGTTGTTTCTTGCTCACTTTGGGCTGAAGGGTAATCCGGAGATGCTTCACTTTGTTAAGGAGTTCGGACTCATTCTTTTTGTTTATGCCCTTGGAATTGACATTGGACCACGCTTTTTAGGGACACTAAAAAGTAGTGGGCTTAAATTGAATATGATTGCCGTTTCGGTTGTTTTCTTAGGCTTTATAATTGCTTTACTGGTCAAATATTCTGCTGGCATCACTCCTGCTCAGGCTGTAGGATTGATGAGCGGTGCTGTCACAAATACTCCCGGACTTGGAGCGGCTCAACAGATTTTAACTGAACTTGGAGTTCAAAATGGTCCTAGTGAAGCTGGAATGGCATACGCCTTAGCCTATCCTTTTGGTATTATTGGTGTTATAACTGGCATGATAATTATTAGATTGCTTTTCAGGATTAATTTTAAAGCTGAAAATGAAAAGTATGTGGCTAAATTTAATGAGGGTGCTAAAAGAATTGAGAGCATTAGTGTTCAAGTAACCAACGAAAATATTTTGGGGAAGAGCATTGGTTTTATTAAAAAGAAACTCCAGGGTGAGATGGTTATTTCTCGTGTAGGTCGTGGAAATGAAATGTTGGTTGCATCCGATGCTCTGACCATTGAGCATGGTGATATAATTTACGGTGCAGCATCCGAGGTCCATTTCTCCGATATCGAGCTCAAGGTAGGGAAGGTGTCGCTGCAGGAGAAAAGAAGCTTGCCAGGCAATTTGGCCATGTTTCACGTGCTTTTTACCAATAAAAAGTTAGCGGGTAAAACCATTGAGCAAATTGGTATCTATCGCCGATATGAAGCCAATATTACCCGTATTATTCGCTCCGGAATTGAAATTCTTCCCACTTCGGAAACCGTAGTCGAAATGGGCGACCTGCTTAGGATTGTGGGTAAACGCGATTTGCTTGAGGATATCAAAAATGAGCTGGGTAATTCCGTAAAGGAGCTCACTGCTCCTAATACCATACCAATTTTTCTTGGGATAGTTTTTGGGGTTATAGTAGGAAGCATACCAATCTTTATTCCCGGATTATCAGCACCTGCCAAGTTGGGATTAGCCGGAGGGCCTCTTCTTATTGCCATTTTCTTCGGGCACAAAGGCCGAATCTGGCGTTTAAGCACTTATATTAGCCCTGGCGCTAATATGTTCCTTAGGGAATTTGGAATCCTATTATTCCTTGCTTGTGTTGGAATAGGCTCCGGCGAGGGATTTGTTGATGCTCTTTTAAATGGTGGCCTGAGGCTTATGGGTTATGGGGTTCTAATAACCGTTGTACCGGTTATTGTTGTTGGCACTGTTGCCCGAATGCTTAAATTCAACTACCTGGAGATTGTTGGAGCCCTTGCAGGCTCAATGACCGATCCCCCCGCACTTGAATTTGCCAATTCATTATATCAATCTAATGCACAATCGGCAGCCTACGCCACTGTTTACCCTCTTACTATGATTCTTAGAATCATGCTGGCTCAGATTCTGATATTTGTCTAG
- a CDS encoding M3 family metallopeptidase has translation MKRKSLIILTLGIMGLMIACTGNNSSNNPLLKEYDTPFGVPPFDKIKPEHFEPAIAEAIKQQMDEIDAIVTSTEAPTFENTIYALDNSGELLENIVLTLENLNSANTSDSLQEVLKKVSPMLAKHRDDISMNPKLFERVKAVYETIGQKEYTPEQKLLIEKTYKSFVRGGANLDAEKQAKLREINQELSMLALKFSENLLAENNDYYIVIDDEKDLAGLPESVKAMGAEEAKAKGMEGKWVYTIYKPSMLPFLTYSQNHELREKLYYGYYMRGNNNNEHDNKEVIKKIVDLRQQKAELLGYPTHAHFVLDENMAKVPENVYDLLNKIWEPAIKRAKEERNEMQKLADAEGANIKIGPADWWYYAEKVRKAKFDLDEEMLRPYLSLDAVRSGVFKLTEKLYGLKYEKRNDLPVYHPDCEVYEVKESDDKHLGILYLDFFPRESKTVGAWCTTYRSQRVRPDGTFVTPVVSIVCNFSKPTGDKPALLSYDEAETFFHEFGHALHALFSKVKYAGLRDVPRDFVELPSQIMEHWAGHKEYLKEYARHYQTGEPMPDELINKIEASGHFNQGFATTEYLAASILDMDYHTLTAEKAKLDDILAFEKASMDKLGLIPEILPRYRSTYFAHIFSDVLGYSSGYYSYIWAEVLDADAFEAFVESGDILNKEVASKFRTCVLEKGGSKEAMELYTDFRGKEPSIEPLLKNRGLN, from the coding sequence ATGAAAAGAAAAAGTTTAATCATTTTAACCCTTGGAATCATGGGATTAATGATTGCATGTACCGGGAACAATAGTTCCAACAATCCATTGCTCAAGGAGTATGACACTCCTTTTGGTGTGCCACCCTTTGATAAGATTAAACCCGAACATTTTGAGCCTGCCATTGCAGAAGCAATTAAGCAACAAATGGATGAAATTGATGCCATTGTAACGAGTACAGAGGCTCCCACCTTTGAAAATACCATTTATGCGCTGGACAATAGCGGTGAGCTATTGGAAAACATTGTTCTAACATTGGAAAACCTGAACTCTGCAAATACCAGCGACTCCCTACAGGAAGTTCTAAAAAAGGTTTCACCAATGCTTGCCAAGCACCGCGACGATATCAGCATGAATCCTAAACTTTTTGAGCGGGTTAAGGCTGTATATGAAACCATAGGCCAAAAGGAATATACACCCGAGCAAAAGCTGCTGATTGAGAAAACCTACAAGTCGTTTGTTCGTGGCGGAGCAAACCTTGATGCAGAAAAACAAGCAAAACTACGTGAAATTAACCAGGAGCTCTCTATGCTAGCATTAAAGTTTAGCGAGAACCTACTTGCAGAGAACAATGATTACTACATTGTTATAGACGATGAGAAAGATTTAGCTGGGCTACCGGAATCGGTTAAGGCCATGGGTGCGGAAGAGGCAAAAGCAAAAGGGATGGAAGGCAAATGGGTGTATACAATTTATAAGCCTAGCATGCTGCCCTTCCTAACCTACTCGCAAAACCATGAGTTGCGCGAGAAGCTATATTATGGCTACTACATGCGTGGGAACAACAATAATGAGCACGACAACAAGGAGGTAATTAAGAAGATAGTAGACCTTCGCCAGCAAAAGGCTGAACTTTTAGGTTATCCTACTCATGCTCACTTTGTTTTAGATGAGAATATGGCTAAAGTGCCTGAAAATGTTTACGATTTATTGAACAAAATCTGGGAACCTGCCATTAAAAGGGCAAAAGAGGAACGTAATGAGATGCAAAAGTTAGCAGATGCCGAAGGTGCTAACATTAAGATAGGGCCGGCAGATTGGTGGTACTATGCCGAAAAGGTTCGCAAAGCCAAGTTTGATTTGGATGAGGAGATGCTTCGTCCATACCTATCGCTCGATGCGGTTCGTTCAGGTGTTTTCAAATTAACCGAAAAGCTATACGGTTTGAAATATGAAAAGCGCAACGACCTTCCAGTTTACCATCCCGATTGCGAGGTTTACGAAGTTAAAGAATCGGATGACAAGCATCTCGGAATTCTTTACCTAGACTTTTTCCCTCGCGAGAGCAAAACAGTTGGTGCATGGTGTACAACATATCGTAGCCAAAGAGTTAGACCCGATGGCACATTTGTAACCCCAGTGGTTTCAATTGTATGTAACTTCTCAAAACCAACAGGCGATAAACCAGCGCTGCTAAGCTACGACGAGGCAGAAACATTCTTCCATGAGTTTGGTCATGCTCTTCACGCTCTATTTAGCAAAGTAAAGTATGCCGGTTTAAGAGATGTTCCTCGCGACTTTGTTGAGCTACCAAGCCAGATTATGGAGCATTGGGCAGGACACAAAGAATATCTAAAGGAATATGCTCGCCATTACCAAACAGGAGAGCCTATGCCCGATGAGCTAATCAATAAAATAGAAGCAAGCGGGCACTTTAACCAAGGATTTGCAACCACTGAATATCTGGCTGCTTCAATTCTTGACATGGACTATCACACATTAACAGCTGAGAAAGCAAAGCTTGACGATATCCTTGCCTTTGAAAAGGCTTCAATGGATAAGCTTGGACTAATCCCCGAGATATTACCCCGCTATCGTAGCACATATTTTGCTCATATTTTCAGCGACGTGCTTGGTTACTCAAGCGGTTACTACTCATACATCTGGGCAGAGGTGCTAGATGCCGATGCCTTTGAAGCATTTGTTGAAAGCGGCGATATCCTCAACAAAGAGGTAGCCAGCAAATTCCGCACTTGTGTTCTTGAGAAAGGCGGTTCAAAGGAGGCAATGGAACTTTACACGGATTTCCGCGGGAAAGAGCCCAGCATTGAACCATTACTAAAGAATAGAGGGTTAAACTAA